In bacterium, one genomic interval encodes:
- a CDS encoding radical SAM protein translates to MAFSLKRIRPQWLANLAKNIVKVRFQKDSARGREVYPVLASYNITNRCDMRCVYCGYPKMDRRELPTADKLRVLEKIRPGIPALDISGGEPLILPDIDEVIRRAHALGFAPLVLNTNLMQMRRHEVLLDYVDQLIVSLDSTVPEIWDSIVRVKGACDRVMGNLRHYAKAQDEKGFQININAVILPDHLGQVLPLLDFAAEIGVSFNAVPRVDGFEPNPELVGNPEYRALIDALIRRKEQGYPVLNTTLYLERVRDFLPYRCYATVTPKVGPLGQVFYPCTKMHWVAGNLLEEPSLWAVLKRAYREAPRHHCGRLCYMSCYMEPIHYLEHPISFLAEGHLRRLIGRRNGGMAETA, encoded by the coding sequence ATGGCCTTCAGCCTCAAGCGCATCCGACCCCAGTGGCTGGCGAACCTGGCGAAGAACATCGTCAAGGTCCGGTTCCAGAAGGACTCGGCCCGCGGGCGCGAGGTCTACCCCGTCCTGGCCAGCTACAACATCACCAACCGCTGCGACATGCGCTGCGTCTACTGCGGCTACCCGAAGATGGACCGGCGGGAGCTGCCCACGGCGGACAAGCTGCGCGTCCTGGAAAAAATCCGCCCCGGCATCCCGGCCCTGGACATCTCCGGCGGCGAGCCTCTCATCCTCCCCGACATCGACGAGGTCATCCGCCGCGCCCACGCGCTCGGCTTCGCCCCGCTGGTCCTCAACACCAACCTCATGCAGATGCGCCGCCACGAGGTCCTGCTGGACTACGTGGACCAGCTCATCGTCTCGCTGGATTCCACGGTGCCGGAGATTTGGGACTCCATCGTCCGCGTCAAGGGCGCCTGCGACCGGGTGATGGGCAACCTTCGCCACTACGCGAAGGCCCAGGACGAAAAGGGCTTCCAAATCAACATCAACGCCGTGATTCTCCCCGACCATTTAGGCCAGGTGCTGCCGCTCCTGGACTTCGCCGCCGAAATCGGGGTCAGCTTCAACGCCGTGCCGCGGGTGGACGGCTTCGAGCCCAACCCGGAGCTCGTCGGCAACCCCGAGTACCGGGCGCTCATCGACGCGCTCATCCGCCGCAAAGAACAAGGCTACCCCGTCCTCAACACTACCCTCTACCTCGAGCGGGTGCGCGACTTCCTCCCTTACCGCTGCTACGCCACGGTCACCCCCAAGGTGGGGCCGCTGGGCCAGGTTTTCTACCCCTGCACGAAGATGCACTGGGTGGCGGGGAACCTGCTGGAGGAGCCGAGCCTGTGGGCCGTGCTGAAGCGGGCCTACCGCGAGGCGCCGCGGCACCACTGCGGCCGGTTGTGCTACATGAGCTGCTACATGGAGCCTATCCACTACCTCGAACACCCCATCAGCTTCCTCGCCGAGGGCCACCTCCGGCGGCTCATCGGCCGGCGCAACGGGGGGATGGCCGAGACGGCCTGA